The Mesorhizobium loti DNA segment CTGACCGAGAAGCGCTTTCCCGAAGTCTATTTCCCGATGGAGGTGCGCAGCGTCGCGGCCGATCAGTTCTGGCTCTCGCCCTTCTACAACAGGCCGACCTGCTCGATCGCCATCCACCATGATGCGGCCAGCGATCCGTTGCCCTTCATGCAGGCGGCCGAGCCGATCTTCCGCAGATATGGCGGCAGGCCGCATTGGGGCAAGATGCACAGCCTGAAGGCGGCGGACTTCAAGAAGCTCTATCCGCGCTGGGATGACGCCATGGCGGTGCGCCGCGACATCGATCCGCAGAACCGCTTCATCTCGCCCTATATGGCCGGGCTGTTCGGCATCGAAGCATGAGGACCTATTTTTCCGCCCTATCGGAGGCACTGAGGCAAGCCAGCGTCTTCCAGCCTTGCCTGCTGCTCGACCTTGATCGGCTGGACGGCAACATCGCGCTGGTGAAAGGTAGGCTTGACCCCGGTCTTGCGGTGCGGCTGGTCGACAAGTCGCTCGCTTGCCTGCCGCTGCTGTCGCATATCGGGAAAGCGCTCGGAACCGATCGCTTCATGACTTTCCACCCGCCGATCAGCGCGGCGGTGCTGAAAGCGTTTCCGGACGCGAATCTGCTTTACGGCAAACCAATGCCGGTCGGCGCGGCAAGGGCGGCGCTGGTGAAGGATGACGCCGACTGGTCGCGTGTCTGCTGGCTGATCGACAGCGACGAAAGACTGGCCGAATATGGCGCTCTCGCCGCCGAACTCGGTGTCGACCTGCGTATCGCCTTCGAGATCGACGTCGGGCTGCATCGCGGCGGCTTCGCCAGCCCCGGGGCCCTGTCGAAAGCGTTGCGCGCGCTGCCGGCTCATAAACGGCTGCGTTGCGAAGGCGTCATGGCCTATGAAGCGCATGCACCGCACATTCCTGGCCTGTTCGGTGGCCCGGCCAAGGCGTTGGCACAGGCCTCGGAACGGGCCGCCGCTTTCGTCGCATGCCTTGGTGCGGATCACCGAGGCATTCTCAACATTGGCGGTAGCAAGACCGCGCTGCTGCATCACGGCGGCATTGCCAATGAAGTGTCGATGGGGTCGGCCTTCGTGCTGCCCAGCGATTTCGACACGCCTAGCCTCGACGATTTCTTGCCGGCGGCCTTCATCGCGACGCCGATCCTGAAAGTGGTCGAGCCGATGCTGCCGGGTTCGCCGGCCGCTTCGCGTCTGCTGCAGGCGCTCGGCCGGTTTCCCCGCAAGGGCTGCTACCTCTATGGCGGCAAATGGATGGCCGAGCCTGTCTTTCCCGAAGGCATGAAGACGAATGGCCTGCTCGGCTTGTCCTCGAACCAGCAGTTCATGGGTCTGCCCGCCGATAGTGCCGCAAGGCCTGGCGACTACGCTTTCCTGCGGCCGACGCAGAGCGAGGCCGTGCTGCAGCAGTTCGGCCCGATCGCGGTGCTTTCCGGCGGCAAGATCGTCGATCGCTGGCCGGTTTTGCCGATGATGTGATCGAGCCGGGCAAATCCAGATAATTGACTCTGTCAAGTAAATGGTTGATCCTGTGTGGACAGGAGATGCTCATGACGATTCACCATCAGCCCAACAATGATGCACCCAACAAGCAACTGATCGATGCTGTGCGGGCCTTCAACCGCTTCTACACCCGCCAGATCGGACTGCTCGACGAAGGGCTCTTGAAAAGCGCCTTCTCGCTGACCGAAGCGCGTGTGCTTTACGAGCTGGCGCACCGCGACGGTCTGACCGCGACCGACCTTGGACGCGACCTCGGTCTCGATGCCGGCTATGTCAGCCGTCTGTTGAAGAAGTTCGAGCGGCTTCAGCTCATCTCCAGGTCGACGCTGGTATCGGACGCCAGGCAATCGTCGATCGCGCTGACGCCGGCGGGCAGGAATGCCTTCGCACCGCTGAACAAGGATTCGCACGACCAGGTCGCGGCCTTGCTCGATCGGCTGCCGGCGTCCGAGCAGGACCGGCTGGTGAAGTCCATGCGCACGGTCCAGGCGCTGCTCGGCGAAAGCGCCGAACCGAAAATCCCTTATCTGTTGCGGCCGCTGCAGGTCGGCGACATCGGCTGGATCACCCGCCGGCAAGGCATGCTCTACGCACAGGACTATGGCTGGGACGAAACCTATGAGGCGCTGGTCGCCGAAATCCTCGCGGCCTTCGTGAAATCCTTCGATCCGAAATGGGAGCGCGGCTGGATCGCCGAGCGCGATGGCGAGGTGGTCGGCTCGGTCTTCGTCATGCGCAAATCGCCGGAGGTGGCCAAGCTGCGCCTGCTCTATGTCGAGCCTTCGGCGCGCGGCCTCGGCATCGGCAAGCGGCTGGTCGAGGAGTGCATCGGCTTCGCCCGTGCGAAAGGCTACAAGACGCTGACCTTGTGGACCAACGACATCCTGACCGCCGCCCGGCACATCTACCAGGCCGCCGGCTTCAAACTGATCGAGGAAGAGCCTCACCATTCCTTCGGCAAGGACCTGGTTGGCCAGACCTGGGATCTCGACCTTTAGCGAAGCTTCTCCGCCATCCGTTTCCGTGATGCGCGGTTGTTGGCGGCTTGCGCCGATGCTATGAAACGCGGGTCGAAAAGGACCCTGGAGCGGCAAACGGTAAGCCCGCTCCCTTCCACCGGCTGGAAGCTCCGTTCCCATCCAAGATGGGAACCCACGGCAAGCCCACGGCGTGCTTTTACGCCAGGCTTGGCGTTCGGAGTTTTCGCTGATCGGCGTTCCTTCGTTTGCCAGGCGCCAACGAGGAGAAGAAGAATGCCCATCATTCGCGCCGAGACCAGCGTCATCACCCAGATCAATGTCTTCACCGTACCAGAAGGCGGACAGCAGGCGCTGATCGACCTGCTGCGCGAGGCGGCGATGAGCTGCCGCGGCGTCCCCGGCTGGATGTCCGCCAGCCTGCACCGAAGTCTCGATGGCACGCGTGTCGTCAATTACGCCCAGGCGCAGGACCAGGCGGCCATGCAGCGGGTCTTCGAGCATCTGCGCGGCAGCGGTTTTCTCGATCGCAATCAGGCCTTGGGTCAGGCCCAGCCCGGCCTTTATGAAGTCGCCTGCACCGTGGAATAGGCGGAGCGGCGGACCGTCCCTTGGCCCATGCCAAGGGACGGTTGCCCGATACCTATGACTTGACCGGTATCCAGATCTCCAGCCCGCCATTGCCGCTGCGCGGATCGAACTCCGGGCCATAGCGTTCGAATTCGGGCGCGTCCGCTATTTCGTGCCCTGAGGCCGGCAGCCATTTGTTCCAGATCGTGTTGACGGTGCGGCGGATGGTCGAGATGTGTTCGCGGTGCGCGAACACCGCATATTTCTGCGCCGGTATGCGCACGCGGCTGAATTCCCTGGGAAGGTCGGAAAAGTCCGAGACCTCGACACCGGCGATGTAATCGAAATTGCCGGCGTCGTCGCCATTCACGCAGACGCCATAGGCAACGTCGCCGGTCTCGCCCGGGATGTTGCCGATATAAGGGCCGAAGCGCTGCCACTGCATCGGAATGGCAGCGCTGGTTTCGCAGCTGTAGCGTTCGCCAAGGCCAGCGATCAGGAACGGGCGGCTTGTCTCGAAGCGTGGTGGTTCGAGGTTGGTGAGAAAGGACTGGTCCATCAGGATCGGCTCCACGAGGTCGAGGGTCTTGGTCGAGCCTTGCGCGCGCACCAGCTCCGGCGTCGTGCCGAACTGGTCGCGGAAGGCCCGGGTGAAAGCCTCATGCGAATTGTAGCCGGCATCGAGCGCCACCGAGAGGATGTCGGGCGCCCCGCCGGCCAGCTTGCGCGCCGCCTCGGTCAGCCGGCGTGCGCGCATGTAGCCCATGACCGAGCGGCCGGTGGCGGCACCGAAGGCGCGCGTCACATGAAAGCGCGACACGCCGCTGCTGTGGGCGACGTCGTCGAGCGAGATTGCCTCCGGCAGATGGCTCTCGACAAACCACAGTGCTTTCTCGGCCGGGTTCATGGCTCCTCGCATTTGGCTGGGCCATCTTGCCCTCTCCGCGCGCGGCAGTTTGATCGAAATTGCGCTTGCCGTGCAATCAACGCGGCGATGATCGGCAGCGCTCGCCGAAGCCGCAGGTCAGGAAGCGGCCGGGGCGGCGCAGGAATCTCTGACGACGAGCGTCGATTTCAGTCGCACCGAACGTGGCGCGGCGGTCAATCCGTTGATCCGCTCGACAAGCATCTGCGCGGCCCTGTGGCCGATCTCGTTGCAGGGCTGCGCGATCAGGGTCAGCCGGGGTTCGAAATAGTCCGCCCACTCGAAATCGTCGAAGCCGGCAAGCGATATGTCTTGCGGTATTCTCAGGCCCGCTTTGCGGATGGCCGCCACGGCGCCGATGGTTGTCAAATTGTTGCCGGTGATGATGGCGGTTGGCGGATTTGCCAGTTTGAGCAAGGCTGCCACCGCGTTTTGAGTGGCTTCGAAATTCATGTTCGAAGGCTGCACGAGATCCGCGTCGAAACCGATGCCGTTGCGTTTGAGCCCCAGTCGATAGCCTTCGATGCGCTCCCTGGTGGTGCTGAATCCCGCCTGGGCGCCGAGCATGCCGATTCGCCTGTGGCCAAGTCCCGCAATGTGCGAAACCAGATTGGCGACGGCCTGCTTGTTTTCGACGCCGACATGGTCGAAGGCCGACTCGGCGAACCGGTCGACGAGCACGGTCGGAATGCCGCTCCTTTCCAGATAGCGGACGGTCGCGTTTTCAGGGTCGCCACAGGGGGCCAGAATGATGCCGTCGACCCTTCGCTCCTGCAGCGCCTGCACCACGGCGAGTTCATGACCGGGCTCGTCGCGCGTGTCGGCAAGGAAGACCAGCAAGCCGAGGCGCGCGCACTCGTTCTCGATGGCGCAGATGATGTCGCTGAAATAGGGATTGGTGATCGCCGAAATGGCGATGCCGACATAGTTGCTGACCTTGCGCGCCAGCGATCTTGCCAGCGCGTTCGGCTGGTAGCCGGTCGCGGCGATTGCCTCGTTGACCAGGGCGGTTTTCTCGGGGCTGACGAGACGCGTGCCGTTGATGACATGGGACACGGTGGACGTGGACACCCGGGCGCGGCGCGCAACGTCGCTGATCGTTGCAGCCGCCTTCGCCATCCCGTCACCTCAATCCGGCTTTTGCCTGTCCATGAACCTTGTGCGGATGCCGGTCCGCGCTCCGACTATTCATTGTTGCCGGCTATAATCAATGAGGTTTGTGCCGCTGTCGCCGTCGAAATAGTGGACATGGTCCATGTCGATGGAAAACAGCCGATTTTCCCCAACCTTGGAACGGTCGCTGGGCGGCAGCCGTGCGATGCACCGGTGATCGCCCGCACTGAGGTCGAGAAGAACTTCATGCCCCAGATGCTGGATCACATCGACATCGAAGGCGATGGAATCGGGCTCGGGGACGGCGCCTGGCGGCAGGATGCTGAAATGCTCCGGCCGCACGCCGAGCGTGACCTTCTTTCCCTTGTGGCCGGCAAGTGCCGCACGCCGGTTCTGCGGCGCCGCGATCCGCACTGCGCCGGCCTTGTCCAACAGGGAATTGCCATCGTACAGCAGGCTCAGGAAGTTCATGGCGGGCGATCCGATGAAGCCGGCGACGAACTGGTTGGCTGGCCGATTGTAGACTTCGAGCGGCGCCGCCGCCTGCTGGATCTTGCCGCCATTCATGACGACGATCTTGCTGCCCATGGTCATGGCCTCGGCCTGATCATGCGTGACATAGACGGTCGTGGTGCCGATCTCCTGATGCATCTTGGTCAGGAAACTGCGCGCCTCGATGCGCATCTTGGCGTCGAGGTTGGACAGAGGTTCGTCCATCAGGAACACGCCGGGGCGGCGAACCAGCGCGCGTCCAAGCGCGACGCGTTGCCGCTGGCCGCCGGACAGCGCCTTGGGCAGTCTGTCGAGCAGGTCATCGATACGCAGCCGCTGCGCAACTTGCCGTATCTGCGCATCCATATCGGCTTTCGGGGTTTTCCGGATCTTCATGCCGAAGGCGATGTTGTCGCGGACCGTCATGTGCGGAAACAGCGCATAGGACTGGAACACCATGGCGATGTCGCGGTCCTTCGGCGGCAGCGTGGTAACGTCGCGCGCACCAATGCGCAAAGTGCCGCCGGTGATCGATTCCAGCCCGGCGATCATGTTCAACGTCGTCGTCTTGCCGCAGCCTGACGGTCCCACCAGCACGGTGAATTCGCCATCTTGTATGTCCAGGTTCAGCCCGGACAGCACCGGCACCATCGCATAGCGCTTCTCGACGTCCTTCAGGGACACTTCAGCCATTGCAAATTCCTTGTTGCGAAAAGACCAGGGACATCAGCCCTTCACAGCGCCCGAGAGATTACCGCCCGAGATCTGCCGGTAGGTGAGGATAAACAGGATGACGATCGGCAATTGCGAGATGACGAGACCCGCGGCCGGCAGATTGAAGACGGCGAGGTAGCGGTCGCTGTTCAGTTTCAGCATGCCGACGGTCACCGGAAAATTGTCTTCGCTGTTGAGGAACACCAGCCCGAACACGAATTCCTTCCAGATGGCGATGAAGTTCAGCGTGTAGCCGACCAGAATGCCGGGAACCGACAGCGGCAGGATCACCTTCCAGAAGACCTGGAAATCGGTCGCGCCCTCGACATAGGCGGCCTTCTCGATTTCCGGCGGAATTGTCGTCATGAAGCCACGCAGGATCAGCACCTGCAACGGCATTCCATAGACGCCGTGCACGATGATCAGGCCGATCTTGGTGTCCAGCAGGTGGAATGTGCGCAGCGTGTCGTAGAGCGGGATCAGCACCGTCTGCTGCGGCAGCATCAGGCCGGTCAGCAAAAGGCCGAAGATCCACTTGCGCCCGGGAACATTCATGCGGCTGAGCGCGAATGCGGGAACCAGCGCCAGTGTCACCGCGAGCGCTGAGCCTGCGGTCGCATAGATCAGGCTGTTTCTCAAAAGCGTGCCGAAGCCGAGACCGAACCAGACATCGATATAGGGTTGGATCGTCGGCGACTTGGGCAAGGCGAAAGGCCCTGCCAGGAACTCGGCGTTCGACTTGATCGACGTCATCACGATCAAAAGCAGCGGTCCAAGCCATACGGCCGCCAGGACCAGCATGAGGGCGGTCGCGGCGAGTTTGGGCAGAACCGCAAGGAGACGGCCGCGGCCGGCGGGGTTGATGGCCATATCAGACATCGAAAGCACCTTTCAGCACCTTGCCGAGCAGCAAGGCAGCCAGCGATCCGGCAATCACCAGGATGACGACGCTGAGCGCCGCGCCGTAGCCGAAGCGGGAATTCCAGAAGCTTTCCATGTAGACGAGATAGCCAAGCACGTTGGTCATGCCGAAAGGCGCGCCCTTGGTCAGCATGGCGATCAGGTCGAAGGCGCGCAGCGATTCGAACAGCGTGAGCATGACGATGATCGCGGTGACGGGGCGCAACTGGGGCAGGGCGACGCTGCGGATCATGCGCCAATGCCCGGCGCCCTCGGTGCGGGCGGCGTCGAATGTTTCTTTCGGAACGTCACCGAGCCCGGCGAAGTAGAAGATCATCGGCATGCCGGTGAAGGCCCAACCGGAAATGACCGCCAGTGTGTAGAGCGCGATGCGGTAGTCGCCGAACCATTCATGCACCAGGAAGCCGAGGCCGACAGACCGCAGCAATGTGTCGAAGGCGCCGAACACCGGATTGAGGATCAAAAGGAACATCAGGCCGACCGCGATCAGCGACATGGTCACCGGAAAGAAGACGATCGTGCGCAGCAGCGACGGCGCAAACACCAGGCGCGCCTTCATCACATAGGCGATCAGGAACCCGAGCGAGACCGGGAAAACCAGCGAAACGACCAGCCACTTGGCGTTGTTGATCAGCGCTATGTAGAAATACTTGTCCTGGAACAGGTAGGCGTAGTTGGCGAAGCCGACGAATTTCTTCTGCGGCGCCATGCCGTTCCATTCGAAGAAACTGAGGTAGATCGTGTAGAGGATCGGGTAGCCGATGAAGCAGGCGAACACCAGCAGCGGCACGGCCACGCCGAACACGGTCACGAACACATGCTGGCGGGCGTAGCCGACGAAGGTGCCGTCATCGAAGCGCCTTGCGCTGCTGGCCATGGTGTCGCGCCTTTCGATTGATTCAGGAAATGGTTTTGGCAGCGCCCGCGATGCGGCGTCGCCACCATCCCGGTTCGGGAGAGGATGACTGCCTCTGCAATGAAGCACGTCGTGACGGGCCGGGAGAGGCGCCTTGCACCTCTCCCGGTCCGTTCGCGTTACGACTTCTTGACGCGCGCGGCCTCGTCCTCGGTCAGCTTCATCGCGTCTTCAGGTG contains these protein-coding regions:
- a CDS encoding ABC transporter-like protein, encoding MAEVSLKDVEKRYAMVPVLSGLNLDIQDGEFTVLVGPSGCGKTTTLNMIAGLESITGGTLRIGARDVTTLPPKDRDIAMVFQSYALFPHMTVRDNIAFGMKIRKTPKADMDAQIRQVAQRLRIDDLLDRLPKALSGGQRQRVALGRALVRRPGVFLMDEPLSNLDAKMRIEARSFLTKMHQEIGTTTVYVTHDQAEAMTMGSKIVVMNGGKIQQAAAPLEVYNRPANQFVAGFIGSPAMNFLSLLYDGNSLLDKAGAVRIAAPQNRRAALAGHKGKKVTLGVRPEHFSILPPGAVPEPDSIAFDVDVIQHLGHEVLLDLSAGDHRCIARLPPSDRSKVGENRLFSIDMDHVHYFDGDSGTNLIDYSRQQ
- a CDS encoding transcriptional regulator yields the protein MTIHHQPNNDAPNKQLIDAVRAFNRFYTRQIGLLDEGLLKSAFSLTEARVLYELAHRDGLTATDLGRDLGLDAGYVSRLLKKFERLQLISRSTLVSDARQSSIALTPAGRNAFAPLNKDSHDQVAALLDRLPASEQDRLVKSMRTVQALLGESAEPKIPYLLRPLQVGDIGWITRRQGMLYAQDYGWDETYEALVAEILAAFVKSFDPKWERGWIAERDGEVVGSVFVMRKSPEVAKLRLLYVEPSARGLGIGKRLVEECIGFARAKGYKTLTLWTNDILTAARHIYQAAGFKLIEEEPHHSFGKDLVGQTWDLDL
- a CDS encoding Transcription regulator, translating into MAKAAATISDVARRARVSTSTVSHVINGTRLVSPEKTALVNEAIAATGYQPNALARSLARKVSNYVGIAISAITNPYFSDIICAIENECARLGLLVFLADTRDEPGHELAVVQALQERRVDGIILAPCGDPENATVRYLERSGIPTVLVDRFAESAFDHVGVENKQAVANLVSHIAGLGHRRIGMLGAQAGFSTTRERIEGYRLGLKRNGIGFDADLVQPSNMNFEATQNAVAALLKLANPPTAIITGNNLTTIGAVAAIRKAGLRIPQDISLAGFDDFEWADYFEPRLTLIAQPCNEIGHRAAQMLVERINGLTAAPRSVRLKSTLVVRDSCAAPAAS
- a CDS encoding alanine racemase domain-containing protein, which encodes MRTYFSALSEALRQASVFQPCLLLDLDRLDGNIALVKGRLDPGLAVRLVDKSLACLPLLSHIGKALGTDRFMTFHPPISAAVLKAFPDANLLYGKPMPVGAARAALVKDDADWSRVCWLIDSDERLAEYGALAAELGVDLRIAFEIDVGLHRGGFASPGALSKALRALPAHKRLRCEGVMAYEAHAPHIPGLFGGPAKALAQASERAAAFVACLGADHRGILNIGGSKTALLHHGGIANEVSMGSAFVLPSDFDTPSLDDFLPAAFIATPILKVVEPMLPGSPAASRLLQALGRFPRKGCYLYGGKWMAEPVFPEGMKTNGLLGLSSNQQFMGLPADSAARPGDYAFLRPTQSEAVLQQFGPIAVLSGGKIVDRWPVLPMM
- a CDS encoding tetracenomycin polyketide synthesis hydroxylase, which codes for MPIIRAETSVITQINVFTVPEGGQQALIDLLREAAMSCRGVPGWMSASLHRSLDGTRVVNYAQAQDQAAMQRVFEHLRGSGFLDRNQALGQAQPGLYEVACTVE
- a CDS encoding Sugar ABC transporter permease, producing MSDMAINPAGRGRLLAVLPKLAATALMLVLAAVWLGPLLLIVMTSIKSNAEFLAGPFALPKSPTIQPYIDVWFGLGFGTLLRNSLIYATAGSALAVTLALVPAFALSRMNVPGRKWIFGLLLTGLMLPQQTVLIPLYDTLRTFHLLDTKIGLIIVHGVYGMPLQVLILRGFMTTIPPEIEKAAYVEGATDFQVFWKVILPLSVPGILVGYTLNFIAIWKEFVFGLVFLNSEDNFPVTVGMLKLNSDRYLAVFNLPAAGLVISQLPIVILFILTYRQISGGNLSGAVKG
- a CDS encoding AraC family transcriptional regulator, with protein sequence MRGAMNPAEKALWFVESHLPEAISLDDVAHSSGVSRFHVTRAFGAATGRSVMGYMRARRLTEAARKLAGGAPDILSVALDAGYNSHEAFTRAFRDQFGTTPELVRAQGSTKTLDLVEPILMDQSFLTNLEPPRFETSRPFLIAGLGERYSCETSAAIPMQWQRFGPYIGNIPGETGDVAYGVCVNGDDAGNFDYIAGVEVSDFSDLPREFSRVRIPAQKYAVFAHREHISTIRRTVNTIWNKWLPASGHEIADAPEFERYGPEFDPRSGNGGLEIWIPVKS
- a CDS encoding Binding-protein-dependent transporters inner membrane component, with product MASSARRFDDGTFVGYARQHVFVTVFGVAVPLLVFACFIGYPILYTIYLSFFEWNGMAPQKKFVGFANYAYLFQDKYFYIALINNAKWLVVSLVFPVSLGFLIAYVMKARLVFAPSLLRTIVFFPVTMSLIAVGLMFLLILNPVFGAFDTLLRSVGLGFLVHEWFGDYRIALYTLAVISGWAFTGMPMIFYFAGLGDVPKETFDAARTEGAGHWRMIRSVALPQLRPVTAIIVMLTLFESLRAFDLIAMLTKGAPFGMTNVLGYLVYMESFWNSRFGYGAALSVVILVIAGSLAALLLGKVLKGAFDV